A window of Vespa velutina chromosome 15, iVesVel2.1, whole genome shotgun sequence contains these coding sequences:
- the LOC124954575 gene encoding mitoferrin-1-like isoform X1, with the protein MNIEDYESLPTTSVGVNMTAGAFAGIMEHCIMYPVDSVKTRMQSLIPGPGGGGGVGNVLLRMMRQEGLLRPFRGMGAMVAGAGPAHALYFSCYEFLKDKFMSSKPHSQFNHLVYGAAGCVSTILHDGVMNPAEVIKQRLQMYNSPYRNVISCIKLIYKREGVYAFYRSYTTQLAMNVPFQSIHFIAYEFVQSMTNPDHSYSPQAHMISGALAGAIAAGLTTPLDVCKTLLNTQQDGIKARGMIDAVKKVYRLGGVRGFYRGMNARVLYQMPATAICWTSYEFFKYILRSKQEDGLSKDMDENSLSGINQNQLPTSRSSTFQGTGLYFQNNAHTGVLIKARS; encoded by the exons ATGAATATTGAAGATTACGAGAGTTTGCCCACTACATCGGTGGGTGTTAATATGACGGCCGGTGCTTTTGCTGGAATCATGGAACATTGTATAATGTATCCAGTTGACAGTGTCAAG ACAAGAATGCAGTCACTGATACCAGGCCCAGGTGGGGGAGGAGGAGTAGGAAATGTACTCCTTCGAATGATGCGTCAAGAGGGTTTGTTAAGGCCATTTCGAGGCATGGGAGCAATGGTTGCCGGAGCTGGACCAGCACatgctttatatttttcttgctatgaatttttgaaagataaatttatgaGCTCAAAGCCACACTCACAATTTAATCATTTGGTCTATGGTGCAGCTGGCTGTGTGTCAACGATCCTTCATGATGGTGTTATGAATCCAGCAGAAG TGATTAAACAACGGTTGCAAATGTATAATTCTCCTTATAGAAATGTTATCAGCTGcataaaacttatatataaacgagaaGGTGTATATGCGTTTTACAGAAGTTATACAACTCAGCTTGCTATGAATGTGCCTTTCCAAAGCATTCATTTTATTGCTTACGAATTTGTACAATCTATGACAAATCCAGATCATTCTTATAGTCCGCAAGCACATATGATTTctg GTGCTTTGGCTGGAGCCATAGCAGCTGGATTGACGACACCATTGGATGTCTGCAAAACGTTATTGAATACACAACAGGATGGTATAAAAGCAAGAGGTATGATCGATGCTGTTAAAAAAGTTTATAGGTTGGGAGGTGTACGAGGATTTTATCGTGGGATGAATGCGCGTGTTCTTTATCAAATGCCAGCCACTGCTATCTGTTGGACGTC ATACGaattttttaagtatatattacGAAGCAAACAAGAAGATGGACTTAGCAAAGATATGGATGAAAATTCTTTAAGTGgtataaatcaaaatcaacTTCCTACCTCCAGAAGTAGTACTTTCCAAGGAACAGGATTATACTTTCAAAATAATGCTCATACAGGTGTATTAATAAAAGCAAGAAGTTAG
- the LOC124954575 gene encoding mitoferrin-2-like isoform X2 gives MILCKTRMQSLIPGPGGGGGVGNVLLRMMRQEGLLRPFRGMGAMVAGAGPAHALYFSCYEFLKDKFMSSKPHSQFNHLVYGAAGCVSTILHDGVMNPAEVIKQRLQMYNSPYRNVISCIKLIYKREGVYAFYRSYTTQLAMNVPFQSIHFIAYEFVQSMTNPDHSYSPQAHMISGALAGAIAAGLTTPLDVCKTLLNTQQDGIKARGMIDAVKKVYRLGGVRGFYRGMNARVLYQMPATAICWTSYEFFKYILRSKQEDGLSKDMDENSLSGINQNQLPTSRSSTFQGTGLYFQNNAHTGVLIKARS, from the exons ATGATATTATgtaag ACAAGAATGCAGTCACTGATACCAGGCCCAGGTGGGGGAGGAGGAGTAGGAAATGTACTCCTTCGAATGATGCGTCAAGAGGGTTTGTTAAGGCCATTTCGAGGCATGGGAGCAATGGTTGCCGGAGCTGGACCAGCACatgctttatatttttcttgctatgaatttttgaaagataaatttatgaGCTCAAAGCCACACTCACAATTTAATCATTTGGTCTATGGTGCAGCTGGCTGTGTGTCAACGATCCTTCATGATGGTGTTATGAATCCAGCAGAAG TGATTAAACAACGGTTGCAAATGTATAATTCTCCTTATAGAAATGTTATCAGCTGcataaaacttatatataaacgagaaGGTGTATATGCGTTTTACAGAAGTTATACAACTCAGCTTGCTATGAATGTGCCTTTCCAAAGCATTCATTTTATTGCTTACGAATTTGTACAATCTATGACAAATCCAGATCATTCTTATAGTCCGCAAGCACATATGATTTctg GTGCTTTGGCTGGAGCCATAGCAGCTGGATTGACGACACCATTGGATGTCTGCAAAACGTTATTGAATACACAACAGGATGGTATAAAAGCAAGAGGTATGATCGATGCTGTTAAAAAAGTTTATAGGTTGGGAGGTGTACGAGGATTTTATCGTGGGATGAATGCGCGTGTTCTTTATCAAATGCCAGCCACTGCTATCTGTTGGACGTC ATACGaattttttaagtatatattacGAAGCAAACAAGAAGATGGACTTAGCAAAGATATGGATGAAAATTCTTTAAGTGgtataaatcaaaatcaacTTCCTACCTCCAGAAGTAGTACTTTCCAAGGAACAGGATTATACTTTCAAAATAATGCTCATACAGGTGTATTAATAAAAGCAAGAAGTTAG
- the LOC124954574 gene encoding uncharacterized protein C6orf163 homolog, which produces MNSIQEKIPTQTEVGLHLGLLLAKTLFAYDHQETKKLLGLIPPLKQVSGDLWISPCAQISKKVLSLPENNNIIKECTHLGILALGQDLLNKFKAEIKANIKKEFKKQLIDQKYLCEAEKRQAIKINTEEIHMMWQKYINTIECDMQKELQIELAKVIIKCNKEIQKAVVQQRINMTQHMLRKIRNEMSYMVADLYEEFEQTRRSHIENIIADVNEILRKEHMKNNRKIEKLKKEKMESLYVQKVKLETKNIANVMYMLCLERLHSNLEKQKIQNNFQNKFSNLENIILDLKKMLNTAEETVERYQSNNKLLKEKFDKINQEFHKFVTFVFDTVPKQAEFVLPSESIYSQQMDQTSNETLDTKKYNTICQNLLLEKQN; this is translated from the exons atga ATTCTATACAAGAGAAAATTCCAACACAAACGGAAGTTGGTCTTCACCTTGGTTTACTATTAGCAAAAACACTATTTGCTTATGATCATCAAGAAACCAAAAAATTGTTAGGATTAATACCACCACTAAAGCAAGTATCCGGAGATCTCTGGATTTCACCGTGTGCACAAATAAGCAAAAAAGTTTTAAGCTTaccagaaaataataatataattaaagaatgCACACATTTAGGAATACTTG ccTTAGGGCAAGAtctgttaaataaattcaaagcaGAGATTAAAGCAAATATAAAGAAGGAATTTAAAAAACAGTTAatcgatcaaaaatatttatgcgaAGCTGAAAAGCGCCAagcaattaaaatcaatacaGAAGAAATCCACATGATGTggcaaaaatatattaataccaTAGAGTGTGATATGCAGAAAGAATTACAg ATTGAACTTGcgaaagttattattaaatgtaataaagagATACAGAAAGCAGTGGTACAACAACGTATAAATATGACACAACATATGTTAAGAAAAATACGTAATGAAATGTCTTATATGGTGGCAGATCTTTATGAAGAATTTGAGCAAACTCGCAGATcacatatagaaaatataatagcaGATGTTAATGAGATTTTAAG GAAGGAACATAtgaaaaacaatagaaaaatagaaaaattgaaaaaggaaaaaatggaaTCATTATATGTTCAAAAAGTAAAACTTGAGACAAAGAATATAGCTAATGTTATGTACATGCTTTGCCTTGAAAGATTACATTCTAAtctagaaaaacaaaaaatacaaaataatttccaG aaCAAATTCAGTAATTTGGAAAACATTATCTtggatttaaagaaaatgttaaatacgGCCGAAGAAACTGTTGAAAGATATcaaagcaataataaattgttaaaagagaaatttgatAAGATTAACCAAGAATTTCATAAGTTTGTCACTTTTGTATTTGATACCGTACCAAAGCAGGCTGAGTTTGTATTACCTTCAGAATCTATTTATTCGCAACAAATGGATCAGACTTCAAATGAAACAttagatacaaaaaaatataatacaatttgtcAGAATCTACtgttagaaaaacaaaattga
- the LOC124954575 gene encoding mitoferrin-2-like isoform X3 produces MQSLIPGPGGGGGVGNVLLRMMRQEGLLRPFRGMGAMVAGAGPAHALYFSCYEFLKDKFMSSKPHSQFNHLVYGAAGCVSTILHDGVMNPAEVIKQRLQMYNSPYRNVISCIKLIYKREGVYAFYRSYTTQLAMNVPFQSIHFIAYEFVQSMTNPDHSYSPQAHMISGALAGAIAAGLTTPLDVCKTLLNTQQDGIKARGMIDAVKKVYRLGGVRGFYRGMNARVLYQMPATAICWTSYEFFKYILRSKQEDGLSKDMDENSLSGINQNQLPTSRSSTFQGTGLYFQNNAHTGVLIKARS; encoded by the exons ATGCAGTCACTGATACCAGGCCCAGGTGGGGGAGGAGGAGTAGGAAATGTACTCCTTCGAATGATGCGTCAAGAGGGTTTGTTAAGGCCATTTCGAGGCATGGGAGCAATGGTTGCCGGAGCTGGACCAGCACatgctttatatttttcttgctatgaatttttgaaagataaatttatgaGCTCAAAGCCACACTCACAATTTAATCATTTGGTCTATGGTGCAGCTGGCTGTGTGTCAACGATCCTTCATGATGGTGTTATGAATCCAGCAGAAG TGATTAAACAACGGTTGCAAATGTATAATTCTCCTTATAGAAATGTTATCAGCTGcataaaacttatatataaacgagaaGGTGTATATGCGTTTTACAGAAGTTATACAACTCAGCTTGCTATGAATGTGCCTTTCCAAAGCATTCATTTTATTGCTTACGAATTTGTACAATCTATGACAAATCCAGATCATTCTTATAGTCCGCAAGCACATATGATTTctg GTGCTTTGGCTGGAGCCATAGCAGCTGGATTGACGACACCATTGGATGTCTGCAAAACGTTATTGAATACACAACAGGATGGTATAAAAGCAAGAGGTATGATCGATGCTGTTAAAAAAGTTTATAGGTTGGGAGGTGTACGAGGATTTTATCGTGGGATGAATGCGCGTGTTCTTTATCAAATGCCAGCCACTGCTATCTGTTGGACGTC ATACGaattttttaagtatatattacGAAGCAAACAAGAAGATGGACTTAGCAAAGATATGGATGAAAATTCTTTAAGTGgtataaatcaaaatcaacTTCCTACCTCCAGAAGTAGTACTTTCCAAGGAACAGGATTATACTTTCAAAATAATGCTCATACAGGTGTATTAATAAAAGCAAGAAGTTAG
- the LOC124954578 gene encoding protein ATP6V1FNB-like yields the protein MCDNRCQLFHRENYKKEEFLRMKWFLKNQQKLIDNLGIAKSTAQIKIKSIEKESPKKDKIEPKISKKYMPTWRPPNIDGSVNIDIMKPIEPEIRAILYEKGIESFICSDNYFRKRLQKLPEDRFYFPDCTNWLYGWRLNDYNLPPISKFGAKSVIQAQFYQRTASCLQRDPDWYRNCQTNNPKNFNDLLTY from the exons atgTGTGATAATCGGTGTCAGTTATTTCACAGAGAGAAttacaagaaagaagaattcttACGTATGAAATGGTTTTTAAAGAATCAAcagaaattaatagataatttagGTATTGCAAAGAGTACAgcacaaattaaaataaaaagcatagaaaaagaatcaccaaaaaaagataagatcgAGCCCAAA ataagtaaaaaatacaTGCCGACATGGAGACCACCTAATATTGATGGTTCtgtaaatattgatataatgaaACCAATTGAGCCAGAAATACGTGCCATTCTTTATGAAAAAGGAATTGAAAGTTTTATTTGcagtgataattattttcgtaaaag attacaaaaattaccggaagatcgtttttattttcccgATTGTACAAATTGGCTTTATGGATGGCGtcttaatgattataatttaccTCCCATTAGTAAATTTGGTGCTAAATCTGTTATACAGGCTCAATTTTATCAACGGACTGCATCTTGTCTACAACGAGACCCAGATTGGTATCGTAATTGTCAAACAAATAATccaaaaaatttcaatgatttgtTGACTTATTAA